A single region of the Bos mutus isolate GX-2022 chromosome 24, NWIPB_WYAK_1.1, whole genome shotgun sequence genome encodes:
- the NAPG gene encoding gamma-soluble NSF attachment protein isoform X4, protein MRTSGLKTGFLKWKPDYDSAASEYGKAAVAFKNAKQFEQAKDACLKEAVAHENNRALFHAAKAYEQAGMMLKEMQKLPEAVQLIEKASMMYLENGTPDTAAMALERAGKLIENVDPEKAVQLYQQTANVFENEERLRQAVELLGKASRLLVRGRRFDEAAISIQKEKNIYKEIENYPTCYKKTIAQVLVHLHRNDYVAAERCVRESYSIPGFNGSEDCAALEQLLEGYDQQDQDQVAEVCNSPLFKYMDNDYAKLGLSLVVPGGGVKKKAAAPPQAKPEGTAAPAAEEEEDEYAGGLC, encoded by the exons cTGTTGCTTTTAAGAATGCCAAGCAGTTTGAGCAAGCAAAAGACGCCTGCCTGAAGGAAGCTGTGGCCCATGAGAACAACAGGGC CCTTTTTCATGCTGCCAA AGCATACGAGCAAGCCGGCATGATGCTGAAG GAGATGCAGAAACTCCCGGAGGCTGTTCAGCTGATCGAGAAGGCCAGCATGATGTACCTGGAGAACGGCACCCCGGACACGGCCGCCATGGCCCTGGAGCGGGCTGGGAA gCTGATAGAGAATGTAGATCCAGAAAAGGCTGTGCAGTTATATCAGCAGACAGCCAATGTGTTTGAA AATGAAGAGCGCCTGCGGCAGGCTGTCGAACTCCTGGGGAAAGCCTCCCGGCTGCTGGTGCGTGGGCGCAG gtttGATGAGGCGGCAATCtctattcagaaagaaaaaaacatttataagGAAATTGAGAATTATCCAACTTGTTATAAG AAAACAATCGCCCAGGTCTTGGTGCACCTGCACAGAAACGACTATGTGGCGGCTGAGCGCTGTGTCCGCGAGAGCTACAG CATCCCCGGCTTCAATGGCAGCGAGGACTGCGCTGCCCTGGAGCAGCTCCTGGAGGGCTACGACCAGCAAGACCAGGACCAGGTGGCCGAGGTGTGCAACTCGCCGCTGTTCAAGTACATGGACAACGAT TACGCAAAGCTGGGCCTGAGCCTGGTGGTCCCAGGAGGCGGCGTCAAGAAGAAGGCAGCAGCTCCCCCACAGGCCAAGCCTGAAGGCACCGCTGCCCCCGccgctgaggaggaggaggatgagtaCGCAGGGGGGCTGTGCTAG